The Polycladomyces zharkentensis DNA segment AGGCAAGTGGAAGGTGTGAAGGCTGTTGTTTCCGGGTAATCCAGTAAATGAGAGATTGTATGAAATGCCGGCGATCAAGAAAAAATGAGAAGGACGGCTGTTCCCCTCTTGGCGAAAAAATGGGAATGAATTATAATAAAGTCAGAAGGTCAAAGTTAGTCAAAGTCAGCAGGAGGTTGTCCGATGAGATGCATCACGGACATCATCGAACATCATCTGAAGAAAATTCTCAATGAAAGCCCGACGGGGACGATTGAGATAAAAAGAAGCGAACTGGCTCATCTGTTTCAATGTGTGCCTTCGCAAATCAACTATGTGATCAGTACCCGTTTTACCCTGGAAAAAGGGTACGTGGTGGAGAGCAAACGGGGCGGGGGTGGATTTATCCGCATTCGCAAAGTGAAACACGCTTCCAAACGCACCTATTTCGATGTGTTGCTCAAACAGATCGGTCATTCGATCCATCAGGCGGCTGCGGAAGATGTGATCGACCGTCTGCGGGATGACGGCATCATCACGGAGCGGGAAGCCAAGTTGCTGCGCAAATCGGTGTCCCGCGAAGTGCTGACATTACCCGTCAATATTCGGGACCAGGTACGGGCGG contains these protein-coding regions:
- a CDS encoding CtsR family transcriptional regulator, which translates into the protein MRCITDIIEHHLKKILNESPTGTIEIKRSELAHLFQCVPSQINYVISTRFTLEKGYVVESKRGGGGFIRIRKVKHASKRTYFDVLLKQIGHSIHQAAAEDVIDRLRDDGIITEREAKLLRKSVSREVLTLPVNIRDQVRADMMRAWVAILMADKGE